The Halalkalicoccus sp. NIPERK01 region GTTCCCGCGATCCCCGCGATGTACGTCGCGCTGGTCGCCACTGACGGGTATGCGATGCTCGCGGCGGTGTTCGTCCTCGGGCTGTTCATGTGCGGACAGTTCCCCCTGCTGTCGGCGGTCGGCGTCGAGGCCGCAAGCGAGTACAGCGGACCCGTAAACGCCATCTCGACGAGCGCGACCTACGTCGGGATGGCCGTCGTCCCCGCCGTCGTGGGCGCGATCACGGGGGTCTACGGGATCGCGAACGCAATGCTCGTCCCGGTCGTCCTCGTCGTCGGCGCGACGCTGCTGATCGCGGCGACGTGGCTCGCCGCTCACCGCGTGTAGGTGTGGACGGCGGCGACGTCGCCGTCCTCGAACTCGAAGCAGTCGATGAAGTCGAACAGTCCCTCGCCGTCGCCATCGAGCAGTCGCCCGCGAACCGCCACGCCCCCGTCGGCCTCGTAGACGGCCGTGATCTCGTGGGTGGTGTCCTTCATCGGCCGCTTCTCGCGCATGAACGCGACGAACGCCTCGCGCCCCTCGATCGTCCGGTCGGGCCGATAGTGGATGAAATCGGGCGCGAGCAACTCGGCGAGGTCGTCGTAGGCGTGTGAGTCTATCGTGCGATAGTACTCGCGGACGGCGTCCATACGCGCTCCTCGGCGGGACTCGAAAAGAACGTTCGGGACGGGGCGCTTTTACTCGCCGGCCGTCTCCCCTCCGGTAGTGCAGCTTCACGTCCGCTACGAGGGCGACGACGACCCCGAGAAGTGTACGGCCCGCAAGCTCGCCCGGTTCGACCTCGCGGAGCTTCACCGCTCGGACCGGGCGACCCCCTACGGGATCGTGCTCAACCCCCACGCGGAGCAGGCGCTCTCGCCGGCGGACCGCGAGAAAAGCGCCCGACTCGTCGCGCTCGACTGCTCGTGGGAGAGCGCGGGCGAGGCGCTGTTTTCGATGGCCGGCGAGCACCGCGCGCTGCCCTTCCTGGTCGCCGCCAATCCCGTGAACTTCGGCCGGCCGTTTCGCCTCACCACCGTGGAAGCGCTCGCGGCCGGACTGGCCGTCCTCGGCGAGCGCGAGCACGCCGAGTCGATCCTCTCGAAGTTCCGGTGGGGGCACAGTTTCCTCGAACTCAACGACGAACCCCTCCGCCGGTACGCCGCATGCGAGGACTCGACCGAGGTCGTGGAGATTCAGGCCGAGTACCTCGACCGCGGCGAGGGTGATTGAACGACGCCCCGACACCGCCGATTTATCACTCCGTGTATCGAGGACCGATCCATGAGAACCGTCGCCGGAGGCCGCGGATGAGCGAACCGACCCGAGTCGCCATCGCCTGTCAGGGCGGGGGCAGCCACACCGCCTTCACCGCGGGCGTGCTCAAGGGCCTGCTCCCCGAACTCGAACCGGAGTTCGAACTCGTCGGGCTGAGCGGCACCTCCGGGGGAGCGCTCTCGGCGTTCGCGGCGTGGAACGGCCTCTGTACCGACGGCCCCGAGGCGGCCCGCGACCGCCTCGACGCGATCTGGGCCGACATCGCCGCGCGTTCGCCGGTGGAACTGCTGGCGAACGGGTGGCTCCAGTGGGACGCGACCCTCCGTGCCCGCGGCGCGCCGCTGCCGGAGATCAGCCCCTACGACCTGCCGGCCGCCGAGTGGGGCCAGCGCCGACTCCGGCGGGTGATCGAGCGGAACATCGAACTCCGTCGGTGTCGGCGGCTGCTCGAACGCGAGGACACGCCCGAACTGGTGATCGGCACGGTCGACGTCAACAGCGGTCGGTTCGAGACGTTCGTCGACGGCGAGATCACCGCCGACGCGCTGCTGGCCTCGGCGGCGATTCCGACGCTGTTCCCCGCCGTCGAGATCGACGGCCACTACCACTGGGACGGCCTCTTCAGCCAGAACCCGCCCGTGAGGGACCTGATGGGCAACCAGCACCCCGACGAGTTGTGGGTGATCCAGATCAACCCCCAGACCCGCGAGAGCGAACCCCGGACCGTCGAGGAGATCGCCGATCGGCGCAACGAACTCTCGGGCAACATCTCGCTGAACCAGGAACTCCGGTTCGTCGAGCAGGTAAACGAGTGGGTCGAGGCGGGCTACCTCCCGGAGGAGTTCGTCCACACCGATGTCCGGCGGATCGAACTCGGGCGACGGCTTGGCTACCCCTCGAAACTCGACCGCCGCTGGGAGTTCGTCCGTGACCTGATCGAGGCCGGCGAGCGGCGGGCCGCGTCCTTCCTCGGGGACCACCCGTCCGTGGACGGGTGATATCCCCACCAGCCGGTACTGAAGAATAGATTTCTTCGATAGGGAATTTTGATTGGAATAGAAATGCTTATCGGGACTTGGTAGACAATACGACGACAATGGTTTCGACGGTCGAACGATACGGCTGGGGTGTGGCGTTCGTCGTGCTCGTCGTCTTCGCCGTGCCGTGGTTCCTATGGGGGGTATCGGACGTCGTCTGGGGGCTCCCGGTCTGGCTGTGGTGGCACGTCGGTTGGATGGGGCTGGCCTCGCTCGCGTTCTGGTCGTTCTCGCGGCGGGCGTGGGGGCTCTGGATCGAGGGGGCGCCGTGAGCCTCGCAGTTCAGCTGGGAATCGTCGTCGGCTATCTGGTTCTGGCGCTCCTGATCGGGGTCGCGGCCTATCGGCTGACGGACCGGACCGCCGAGGACTACTATCTGGCGAGCCGAACCTTCGGTACGGTCGTCCTCCTGTTTACGACGTTCGCGACCCTGCTGTCGGCGTTCACGTTCTTCGCCGGGCCCAACACCGCCTACCGGGCGGGACCCGAGTGGATCCTCGTCATGGGCGTCATGGACGGGATAATCTTCGCCGTCCTCTGGTATCTGGTGGGGTACAAACAGTGGCTCGTCGGGCGCGAGCACGGCTACCTCACGCTCGGGGAGATGCTCGGGGACCGATTCGGGTCGGATGGTTTGAGAGCGCTGGTCGCCGGGATCAGCCTCTTTTGGCTCTTCCCGTACGTGATGCTCCAGCAGATGGGCGCGGGCACCGCGCTCGCGGCGCTGACGGACGGCGCGGTGCCCTACTGGGCCGGCGCGGGGCTGATCACGCTGTTCATGATCGTCTACGTCGTGCTCGCGGGGATGCGCGGGGTCGCCTGGACCGACACGCTCCAGGGCGCGTTCATGCTCGTGACCGTCTGGGCGGCCCTCCTGTGGATCCTCGCCGTCGCCGGCGGCCCGTCGGCGGCGACCGCCGAACTCGTCGGCGTCGCCCCCGAGTTCACGGCACTGGGCGGCGACTTCTACACCCCGGCGTTCGTCGTCACACAGGCCGTCAGCATCGCCTTTGGGGTGGCGATGTTCCCCCAAGTGAATCAGCGCTTCTTCGTCGCCCGGTCGAGGACGGTGCTCAAGCGGACTTTCGCGCTCTGGCCCGTGCTCGTGCTCGCGCTGTTCGTCCCCGCGTTCATGCTCGGGGCGTGGGCCCGCGGGCTCGGGATCGAGGCCGCTCCGGGCGCGAACGTCCTGCCCCTGCTTCTCGCGGAGTACACCCCGGTCTGGTTCGCCGCGCTCGTGATCGCGGGGGCGGTCGCCGCGATGATGTCCTCCTCGGATTCGATGCTGCTGTCGGGGTCGTCGTACTTCACCCGCGACATCTACCGCCCGTTCGTCAACCCCGCCGCGTCGGAACGACGCGAGGACCTGTTGGGACGGGTGGGCGTCGCCGTCTTCGCCACCGGGGCGTTCCTCGCGAGCCTCCTCCGGCCCGGAACCCTGTTGGAGGTCGGCGCGACGGCCTTCGGCGGGTTCGCCCAGCTCGCGCTCCCGGTGATCGTCGCGCTCTACTGGACCGGGACGACCAGAACGGGGATCGCCGCCGGCATCGTCGGCAGTCAGGCGTTCTATCTGGCGAGCGTCTTCCTCCCGTTCGTGCCGACCGCCTACTGGGGGTGGGGCGCGTCGCTGTTCGGGATGGCGCTCGGACTCGCCCTGACCCTCGGCGTCTCGCGGGTCACGACGCCCGCCGCGGGCGAGCGACGGGCGATCTACTTCGAGTTCGCGGACTGACGGGAGAGAAGCCTTAACTACGCCGGGAGAAAAACGGGGGTATGGCTTCATTCGACACCGCGGAGCGTCGGACTCTGCACAAACAGATCTGCATGAAGTGCAACGCGCGCAACCCACAGGACGCCGAGCGCTGCCGGAAGTGTGGGTACGGAAACCTCCGGCCCAAGGCCACGGAACGACGCTCCGTCTAAACACGGACCTTTC contains the following coding sequences:
- a CDS encoding nuclear transport factor 2 family protein, with protein sequence MDAVREYYRTIDSHAYDDLAELLAPDFIHYRPDRTIEGREAFVAFMREKRPMKDTTHEITAVYEADGGVAVRGRLLDGDGEGLFDFIDCFEFEDGDVAAVHTYTR
- a CDS encoding DUF367 family protein, translating into MQLHVRYEGDDDPEKCTARKLARFDLAELHRSDRATPYGIVLNPHAEQALSPADREKSARLVALDCSWESAGEALFSMAGEHRALPFLVAANPVNFGRPFRLTTVEALAAGLAVLGEREHAESILSKFRWGHSFLELNDEPLRRYAACEDSTEVVEIQAEYLDRGEGD
- a CDS encoding patatin-like phospholipase family protein gives rise to the protein MSEPTRVAIACQGGGSHTAFTAGVLKGLLPELEPEFELVGLSGTSGGALSAFAAWNGLCTDGPEAARDRLDAIWADIAARSPVELLANGWLQWDATLRARGAPLPEISPYDLPAAEWGQRRLRRVIERNIELRRCRRLLEREDTPELVIGTVDVNSGRFETFVDGEITADALLASAAIPTLFPAVEIDGHYHWDGLFSQNPPVRDLMGNQHPDELWVIQINPQTRESEPRTVEEIADRRNELSGNISLNQELRFVEQVNEWVEAGYLPEEFVHTDVRRIELGRRLGYPSKLDRRWEFVRDLIEAGERRAASFLGDHPSVDG
- a CDS encoding DUF3311 domain-containing protein; protein product: MVSTVERYGWGVAFVVLVVFAVPWFLWGVSDVVWGLPVWLWWHVGWMGLASLAFWSFSRRAWGLWIEGAP
- a CDS encoding sodium:solute symporter family protein, translating into MSLAVQLGIVVGYLVLALLIGVAAYRLTDRTAEDYYLASRTFGTVVLLFTTFATLLSAFTFFAGPNTAYRAGPEWILVMGVMDGIIFAVLWYLVGYKQWLVGREHGYLTLGEMLGDRFGSDGLRALVAGISLFWLFPYVMLQQMGAGTALAALTDGAVPYWAGAGLITLFMIVYVVLAGMRGVAWTDTLQGAFMLVTVWAALLWILAVAGGPSAATAELVGVAPEFTALGGDFYTPAFVVTQAVSIAFGVAMFPQVNQRFFVARSRTVLKRTFALWPVLVLALFVPAFMLGAWARGLGIEAAPGANVLPLLLAEYTPVWFAALVIAGAVAAMMSSSDSMLLSGSSYFTRDIYRPFVNPAASERREDLLGRVGVAVFATGAFLASLLRPGTLLEVGATAFGGFAQLALPVIVALYWTGTTRTGIAAGIVGSQAFYLASVFLPFVPTAYWGWGASLFGMALGLALTLGVSRVTTPAAGERRAIYFEFAD
- a CDS encoding 50S ribosomal protein L40e → MASFDTAERRTLHKQICMKCNARNPQDAERCRKCGYGNLRPKATERRSV